A window of Kribbella sp. NBC_00382 genomic DNA:
CATCCTGCCGCGCAAGGTGGCCCTGATCGCCGCCGTGGCCGGTGGAGTGGTGTTCTACCTCGCGCAGAAGCTGGGCAACGGCTACGTCAACAACGTGATCGGCAACAACGCGGCGTACGGGACCCTGGCGCTCCCGTTGGCGCTGCTGGTCTGGATCTACCTGATGACCCGGGTGATCATGCTGATCGCCGCCTGGACCAAGGAAGCCACCCTCGACCACCGCTGGCACACCGGCGAGGCCGAGGAAGCGGCCCGAGCCGCCATGCCCTTCGAAACCGAAGCCAGTACGCCGTACGCAACCGCAGCCCGCACTGCTGACCCCGACGGCCTCCTCCCCGGTCCACCCGGCAAGAAGTACAAGGTCGTCCCCATCCCAGCCCGCAAGGCCGACACGGTCGCAGTAGCCGCCGGCGCCGTCCTAGGCGTCACCGCCACAGCCATAGCCGTCCAGCTAGCCAGAGCGACCCGCTCCCTCAAGCGCTAGTGCCGTCTGGCCTTCGCTGCAGCCTTCGCCCTGGCCCTGAGGGCCTTGGGGCGGCGGAGGAAGAGGGGGAGCAGCAGGATGGGCGGGGCCGCGTAGGCCCAGACGGGGACCTTGTAGGCGATCGACTGGGCTATCTCGGCTGCTACCAGGGTGGCGCGGGTGCGCCGGGGTGGGAGGGCTGAGGCCTTCTTGGAGGTGTTCGGGCCCGGGCCCTCGGCCGTCTTGGGTGGCGCGGCGGCGACCGGCTTGACCAGGGTGCCGACCGGCGACAGGGCGGAGTACGACTTGAAGGCCCAGTCGAGCAGGTTGCTGGCGTCCTGGGTGATGCCGTGCGGCGCGTTCATCATCGTGACGACCAGCGTGTGGCCGTTCCGCCGGGCCGCGCCGACGAACGTGTTCCGGGCCAGCGTCGTGTAGCCGGTCTTCACACCCAGCGCGCCGTCGTAGTTGAACAGCAGCTTGTTCTGGTTCGCGACCTGGTAGCTGCCGCCCTTCTTCGCCAGCGGGAAGGTCGTGTACTTCGTCGACGCATACTTCGCGAAGTCCGGCCGAGCGAGCCCCGCCTGGGCGAACAGCGCCAGGTCGTACGCGCTCGAGTACTGCCCATCCGCGTCCAGCCCGGTCGGGTCGGTCACATGCGTGTCCAGCGCCCCGATCTCGGCGGCCTTCTTGTTCATCCGCTGGATCGTCCCCGGTACGCCGCCCTCGTCGTGAGACACCAACGCGTGGACCGCGTCGTTGCCGGACGCCAGGAACATCCCCTGGAACAGCAGATCGACCGAATAGCGGAGTCCGGGGTAGACCCCGACCTTGCTCCCGATGATGCCGGCGTCCTCGTCGCTGCCGATCACCTGGTCGCTCTTGTTGAGCCGCGGGAGCAGTACCAGCGCGGTGAGCGTCTTGAGCGTGCTGGCCGGCCGGAGCTTGGCGTGCGGCGCCTTGGCGGCCAATACGTCGCCGGTGTCCACATCGGCGATCACGTACGCCGACGCCTGCACGGCCGGCGGCGTCGCCCCATCGGCGACCACCGTCGGCTCCGTGGTCAGCTGGTCGCCGCCGACCGGGGTGTTGAGACCCTGGCCGGCGGCGTTCGCAGCAAGAGGACCGGCCACCGCGAGAGCCGTGGAGGCTACCGCGGTGGCCCAGGCCGTCAGGAGGACACGCATCGGCGGCACTCTAGACGCCCGATGGGGCATGAGTCACGCGCGGTAGGCAGTCCAGGCGTTGCTGATCCGGGTGCTCTGGCCCGGAGTGAACTGGTTGTAGCAGGAGTCGTAGGAGTAGTCCATGTAGTTGTGGATCGGGTCCAGGCCGGACAGTGAGCAGGAGTCGCGGCCGGTCGGGCAGCCGGAGCTGGCGCTGCTCTGGGCGGGCGTGTCGGACACCGAGTCGTTCGTGCTCGTGCAACCACCCTGGAAGGTGTGGTACAGCCCGAACCAGTGGCCGGCCTCGTGCGAGGCGGTCTTGCCGAGGTTGAAGTTGGTCGCCGAACCACCGGGCAGCGAGCTGTACTGCACCCGGATGCCGTCGATCGACGGGTTGCTCGCGTAGTCCCACGGGAAGGTCGCGATCCCGAGGTAGGAGAAGTCGACCAGCCAGATGTTGAGCGCGTTCTTGCCACCCTTGCGGGTCTGCGCCCGGTACGTCGTGCTCTGGCCGTCGGTGTGCCAGGTGTTGTTGTTGAACCGGTCCGTACCGGCCAGGTAGAACGTGAACCCGGTGTTCGCCGCGGCCGACGACTCGCCACCGGCGAAGTCCTGGTTCAGCTCGGCGATCTGCTGGTTGATCTGGGTCGCGGTGACGTCGCCGGCACCGGTGCTGCTGCGCATCACGTGGATGTAGACCGGCACGCTGGCGGCGGCGAGCTTGCCGGCCTTCGGCGCGAGGCCACGGGCCTGCTTGGCGGCGACCAGCTGTGCGGTCTTCGCGTCGAT
This region includes:
- a CDS encoding D-alanyl-D-alanine carboxypeptidase family protein: MRVLLTAWATAVASTALAVAGPLAANAAGQGLNTPVGGDQLTTEPTVVADGATPPAVQASAYVIADVDTGDVLAAKAPHAKLRPASTLKTLTALVLLPRLNKSDQVIGSDEDAGIIGSKVGVYPGLRYSVDLLFQGMFLASGNDAVHALVSHDEGGVPGTIQRMNKKAAEIGALDTHVTDPTGLDADGQYSSAYDLALFAQAGLARPDFAKYASTKYTTFPLAKKGGSYQVANQNKLLFNYDGALGVKTGYTTLARNTFVGAARRNGHTLVVTMMNAPHGITQDASNLLDWAFKSYSALSPVGTLVKPVAAAPPKTAEGPGPNTSKKASALPPRRTRATLVAAEIAQSIAYKVPVWAYAAPPILLLPLFLRRPKALRARAKAAAKARRH
- a CDS encoding zinc metalloprotease codes for the protein MRSLITRPRVLAVMLAGTALAFSPLGGQATAKLPADQLTNPCFQPAAGPSARGGFGADTRELSAAEQKAIDAKTAQLVAAKQARGLAPKAGKLAAASVPVYIHVMRSSTGAGDVTATQINQQIAELNQDFAGGESSAAANTGFTFYLAGTDRFNNNTWHTDGQSTTYRAQTRKGGKNALNIWLVDFSYLGIATFPWDYASNPSIDGIRVQYSSLPGGSATNFNLGKTASHEAGHWFGLYHTFQGGCTSTNDSVSDTPAQSSASSGCPTGRDSCSLSGLDPIHNYMDYSYDSCYNQFTPGQSTRISNAWTAYRA